In Bactrocera oleae isolate idBacOlea1 chromosome 5, idBacOlea1, whole genome shotgun sequence, a genomic segment contains:
- the Grip128 gene encoding gamma-tubulin complex component 5, whose product MSVQEKRNEIIRENIPLLVKALTGFADDDENLRSYEQMAWSIIRNHRNLSTNSHEVRRRIEGIQEKFAVDNNLEYAEHLGRLCDEIIQHPLCKEHYEVDIEWSLLDFLLSLANNPTGALRKNKDKIDKLLKEHEELVRENSTENETEYWKKVLQEDIIPLERSYSSSSELSYWSDATIDELMGLYANSEVRSSDEFSFPTRSNTPIPPRGMEDIKPPGRCFPCTTFDSKSAEERLLNTVQNSWWEKGVRIVQPHIESTNREANFALEYHNLHKAAGGQRQRDPPETATEYCLLREIFWMFQVPQTCKFFLINGESIKVRKNVTLTSTRSIALCSMLESHFLPYIHMMQEMRNFSKLIYGLDDFTPPNTLEHYAASLELLLEPIWNELLACERNLLIQPDCEINTVISLHNKLRPTFAKLSHLHNIHQQAVLNIRQLPAHISSMHLLAALIHCNRTATTAIEANLAMSLFLASVRVFLIIADTWWTEGRLDDWHNEFIIERVNESGQSIRVREFYKNKAKAFFVSTQVSKMITENSFFQLLLEHSLEAGCTLNLLYEIRRIGELRNACDAIEDKLYNVFIEDVLRHVRILQKQITEAAREAKENDRLDIESDHMSNYVDEVDEVGSEEDDVNETDVQHTSQNCNEEFQILKKLTTNDDFLLLAFTMNMDLNESENAEGDQCDTPAKKTTKNEQTTALKIFEQFQQSQNILPIEEVVLNALSRILKTRIAFANSFVMRLYREEFDILKHLRNIRKIYLLEASDIMHQFYSKLFKQIESGEGWANAFLLTSQLDDIICAKFPDMSSLFRIEICSTFGSRTVRVHEAVEELSLSYNLSTELAHMITPKDLEAYNKVFRFLLKVKWGLTTLENLQFPRAHKRRRPYAPYEMADLLMRRLEQLRFWMLFALQSLHFHFMTHVLQAMGEQLDEKIVKCTNLKEMVTVHRSYMNTVCEHCFLADNFASLKTGVEQLLNLTYILRLEWNSCVNYIEIKRNPWAAVDMNESSEEIDYIAHTQIDAIEVTYIRCHQYMAKELNNEVYIENNSFLLGLSTAFNTSLPY is encoded by the exons ATGTCTGTGCAGGAGAAACGCAATGAAATCATACGCGAGAATATACCACTACTTGTTAAAGCGCTCACCGGTTTCGCGGATGATGATGAAAATTTGCGCAGCTACGAACAAATGGCTTGGTCCATCATACGAAACCATCGCAATCTAAGCACCAACAGCCATGAGGTGCGTAGGCGCATAGAAGGAATACAAGAAAAATTCGCTGTCGATAATAATTTGGAGTATGCTGAACATCTTGGTAGACTATGTGATGAGATCATTCAACATCCGCTCTGTAAAGAGCATTATGAAGTTGATATAGAATGGTCATTACTAGATTTTCTACTATCACTTGCAAACAATCCTACTGGTGCGCTACGTAAAAACAAAGATAAAATTGATAAGCTCTTAAAGGAGCATGAAGAGCTTGTACGTGAAAATAGCACTGAAAATGAGACCGAGTATTGGAAAAAAGTGCTACAGGAAGATATTATACCATTAGAACGCTCTTATAGTAGTTCTTCGGAGTTGAGT TACTGGTCGGATGCAACAATAGATGAGCTTATGGGTTTATATGCAAATTCTGAAGTTAGATCGTCAGATGAGTTTTCTTTCCCTACGCGATCCAACACACCAATACCACCCCGTGGAATGGAAGATATTAAACCACCAGGAAGATGTTTTCCCTGCACTACGTTCGATAGCAAATCGGCAGAAGAACGACtgttaaatactgttcaaaatTCTTGgtgggaaaagggtgttagaatAGTGCAGCCGCATATAGAGAGCACAAATAGAGAAGCAAATTTCGCATTAGAATACCATAATCTTCATAAAGCTGCAGGAGGTCAACGTCAGCGTGATCCACCCGAAACAGCTACTGAATATTGTTTATTGCGTGAAATATTCTGGATGTTTCAAGTGCCACAAACCTGCAAATTTTTTCTAATCAATGGTGAAAGCATTAAAGTTAGAAAAAATGTCACACTGACCAGCACAAGATCG aTTGCTCTTTGTTCAATGTTAGAAAGTCACTTTCTTCCTTATATACACATGATGCAGGAGATGCGCAATTTCAGTAAACTCATATACGGTTTAGATGATTTTACACCGCCAAATACATTGGAGCATTATGCAGCTAGCTTGGAGCTACTACTAGAGCCTATCTGGAATGAATTGCTTGCATGTGAAAGAAACTTGCTTATTCAACCCGATTGTGAAATTAACACTGTCATCAGCTTACACAATAAATTGCGACCCACGTTTGCTAAACTTTCCCATCTGCATAACATACATCAACAAGCGGTCTTGAATATACGTCAATTGCCAGCACATATCTCAAGCATGCACTTATTAGCCGCTTTAATTCATTGCAACCGGACTGCGACTACGGCAATTGAGGCGAATCTAGCGATGTCGCTTTTCCTCGCATCAGTAAGAGTGTTCTTAATCATTGCCGACACATGGTGGACTGAAGGCCGCTTGGATGATTGGCATAATGAATTCATAATCGAACGTGTAAATGAATCGGGTCAAAGTATACGTGTGCGCGAATTTTATAAGAATAAAGCTAAGGCATTCTTCGTGTCAACACAAGTTTCAAAAATGATAACTGAAAATAGCTTTTTCCAACTTTTATTGGAACATTCACTCGAAGCTGGTTGCACGTTAAATCTACTCTATGAAATTAGGCGTATTGGCGAATTGCGTAACGCTTGTGATGCCATTGAGGATAAATTATACAACGTTTTCATCGAAGATGTACTGAGACATGTGCGCATTTTGCAGAAACAAATCACCGAGGCAGCAAGAGAGGCCAAAGAGAACGACAGGCTAGACATTGAAAGTGATCATATGTCTAACTATGTCGATGAGGTTGATGAAGTGGGTAGTGAGGAAGATGATGTAAACGAAACAGATGTGCAACATACATCGCAGAACTGTAATGAAGAATTCCAAATACTCAAAAAACTAACAACAAATGATGATTTTCTACTACTGGCTTTCACAATGAATATGGATTTGAACGAGAGTGAGAATGCAGAGGGCGATCAATGCGATACGCCCGCgaaaaagacaacaaaaaatgaGCAAACAACAGCTTTGAAGATTTTTGAACAATTCCAACAATCGCAAAATATTTTACCTATAGAGGAGGTAGTTTTGAATGCATTGAGTCGTATACTCAAAACGCGTATTGCATTCGCAAACTCGTTCGTAATGCGGTTGTATCGCGAAGAGTTCGATATTTTGAAACATCTGCGGAATAtacgtaaaatatatttactagaGGCGAGCGATATAATGCACCAGTTCTACAGTAAACTGTTCAAACAG ATCGAATCAGGCGAGGGTTGGGCAAATGCGTTTTTACTAACATCTCAACTGGATGACATAATATGTGCTAAATTCCCAGATATGTCTTCATTATTTCGTATTGAGATCTGCTCGACATTTGGAAGTCGCACCGTTAGG GTCCATGAAGCTGTTGAGGAACTTTCCTTGTCATATAATTTAAGCACCGAATTAGCACATATGATAACACCAAAAGATTTAGAAGCATATAATAAAGTATTTCGTTTTCTACTGAAAGTCAAATGGGGCCTAACCACTTTGGAAAATTTACAATTTCCACGTGCGCacaaacgtcgaagaccctatgcACCATACGAAATGGCCGATTTGCTGATGCGACGTCTCGAACAGTTACGCTTTTGGATGCTATTCGCGCTACAGAGTCTACACTTTCATTTCATGACACACGTGCTACAAGCAATGGGCGAGCAATTGGATGAAAAGATCGTAAAATGCACGAATCTCAAAGAAATGGTAACGGTACATCGCTCATATATGAATACAGTATGTGAACACTGCTTCTTGGCGGATAATTTCGCCTCGCTGAAAACGGGTGTAGAACAA CTACTGAACCTAACATATATTTTGCGCCTGGAGTGGAACAGTTGTGTGAATTACATTGAAATTAAGCGTAATCCCTGGGCGGCGGTGGATATGAACGAAAGTTCCGAAGAGATTGATTATATTGCACATACGCAGATCGACGCCATAGAggttacatacatacgttgccaTCAGTATATGGCCAAAGAGCTGAACAATGAAGTATACATTGAAAACAACTCATTTC tgTTGGGCCTAAGCACTGCTTTCAACACTAGTTTGCCATACTaa